From a single Candidatus Woesearchaeota archaeon genomic region:
- a CDS encoding glycosyltransferase family 4 protein has translation METKEGKQEKKRLVIATDCFLPRWDGVTRFLLEILPRIREEFQITVLAPDFKGEKIKIRDIEVIRYPLRDMQFGDIYFSKFMYKEIKQEIEKADIVFSQTIGPIGLCGILAAKKLNKPIVSFIHSIEWELTTKSVKYLKGFTNITTRLLTRYLYNKCTMLIVPTQEVEEKLTVIGIKTPKEVINLGTDTKRFTPVENKEAAKKAVGIDPKDKVIGFCGRIGREKDIGTLYRAFRRIEKKHQNVKLLIVGEGLEEELFTETRNILHVGKQNNVVPYLQAMDIYVLPSLTETTSLSTLEAMACGIAVIATPVGYVKEYIKERYNGMLFPFKNSLVLSLKINLLLENEKLREKIAKNGRKTVEEKFQWIKTAEKIKKVLMEQKEN, from the coding sequence ATGGAAACAAAAGAAGGCAAGCAAGAAAAGAAGCGATTAGTCATTGCAACAGACTGCTTTCTCCCAAGATGGGATGGCGTCACAAGATTTCTTTTAGAAATATTACCAAGAATAAGAGAAGAGTTTCAGATCACCGTGTTAGCGCCGGATTTTAAAGGAGAAAAAATCAAGATACGAGATATAGAAGTGATCCGCTACCCTCTGAGAGACATGCAGTTTGGAGATATTTACTTCTCAAAGTTCATGTACAAAGAAATAAAGCAGGAGATAGAGAAAGCAGACATCGTCTTCAGCCAAACCATTGGACCAATAGGACTCTGTGGAATTCTCGCAGCAAAAAAATTGAACAAACCAATTGTTTCTTTTATTCACAGCATAGAATGGGAGCTCACCACAAAGAGCGTGAAGTATCTCAAAGGCTTCACAAACATAACAACAAGACTACTTACAAGATATCTGTACAACAAGTGCACGATGCTTATTGTTCCAACGCAGGAAGTCGAAGAAAAGCTCACCGTCATTGGAATAAAGACACCAAAAGAAGTGATTAATCTCGGAACAGATACAAAACGATTTACTCCTGTAGAAAATAAAGAAGCAGCGAAAAAAGCAGTGGGTATTGATCCAAAAGACAAAGTGATTGGTTTTTGTGGCAGAATTGGAAGAGAAAAAGACATCGGCACACTCTACAGAGCATTCAGAAGAATAGAAAAGAAGCATCAGAATGTAAAACTCCTCATTGTCGGAGAAGGACTTGAAGAAGAGCTCTTCACAGAAACAAGAAATATTCTTCATGTTGGAAAACAAAACAATGTTGTTCCGTATCTCCAAGCGATGGATATCTATGTCCTTCCCTCGCTCACAGAAACAACATCATTGAGCACGCTCGAAGCAATGGCGTGCGGGATTGCGGTGATTGCGACGCCAGTAGGCTATGTCAAAGAGTACATCAAAGAGCGATATAATGGGATGTTGTTTCCGTTCAAGAATTCACTAGTATTATCGCTGAAAATAAATCTTCTTCTGGAGAATGAAAAATTGCGAGAAAAGATTGCGAAGAATGGAAGAAAAACAGTGGAAGAGAAATTCCAATGGATAAAGACAGCAGAGAAGATAAAGAAAGTATTGATGGAACAAAAAGAGAATTAA
- a CDS encoding BlaI/MecI/CopY family transcriptional regulator — MNTQILEDIGLTNAEIKVYLALLELGTATAGPILEKSHLQNSVVHMTLNKLIEKGFVTFVKEGKRNQYQATNPNNITNYISEKKERFEELLPELLLKQKMAKEKPEIITFRGIKGIKELLVELLEAGGKEHHTFGSTVKSLMLGDAWWVNYHKKRAAKGIHAKLLFNKSLASWKAEAKYPKAEVRYTKAGFEPLTETIIRNDKIGIIIWTEKPLGTLIHQKEAAQSYDQFFEMMWNTGKE; from the coding sequence ATGAACACACAAATCTTAGAAGACATTGGTTTGACAAACGCAGAAATCAAAGTATATCTTGCGCTGCTAGAACTTGGAACAGCGACAGCAGGACCAATCTTAGAAAAAAGCCATCTCCAGAATTCAGTCGTCCACATGACGTTAAATAAGCTGATTGAAAAAGGATTTGTCACATTCGTCAAAGAAGGGAAGAGAAATCAATACCAAGCAACAAACCCGAATAACATTACAAATTATATCAGTGAGAAAAAAGAACGATTTGAAGAACTGCTTCCTGAGCTTCTCTTAAAACAAAAGATGGCAAAAGAGAAGCCAGAAATAATTACCTTTCGAGGGATAAAAGGAATTAAGGAACTTCTTGTTGAACTTCTTGAAGCTGGAGGTAAAGAGCATCACACCTTTGGCTCTACAGTCAAATCATTAATGCTTGGAGATGCATGGTGGGTAAATTATCATAAAAAAAGAGCAGCAAAAGGAATCCACGCAAAACTCCTCTTCAACAAGTCGCTTGCATCATGGAAAGCAGAAGCAAAATATCCAAAAGCAGAAGTACGCTATACAAAAGCGGGCTTTGAGCCATTAACAGAAACAATCATTAGAAATGACAAAATTGGAATAATTATCTGGACAGAGAAGCCACTCGGAACACTGATCCATCAAAAAGAAGCAGCACAATCATATGATCAATTCTTTGAAATGATGTGGAATACAGGAAAAGAGTAA